The Kroppenstedtia pulmonis genome has a segment encoding these proteins:
- the ytxC gene encoding putative sporulation protein YtxC produces the protein MIGYQISVPGGCSSAEANRMRRSLRNRIREMEQKGLTCCLEEREEGNRTIFCCFNRKLGKQRERGLRQNLGAAIAEYICDVDEPQMIRRIISRDYHYRNPEESREIQRYAYYLLEDSDAEAEEPHLRRKDRMAKQISYYLLKNRFLAVDGYFLFRMKRYQQVLAKLVEHAVDEYRLDQEYQEFIQLLKYFVTVQRPKVSLVHVFHTRKRQFHLLSADGTPLQIKEADDSIQEMMDPGMSQEDRIVSNLLTASPERVVLHTGYPEENVIRTLLQIFEDRIEVCEGCSRCRSFHHFKEDL, from the coding sequence ATGATCGGTTATCAAATATCTGTACCCGGTGGCTGTTCTTCTGCGGAAGCCAACCGAATGAGACGTTCATTGCGTAACCGAATACGGGAAATGGAGCAAAAAGGTTTGACTTGTTGCCTGGAGGAGAGGGAAGAGGGAAATCGAACCATCTTCTGTTGCTTCAACCGTAAACTTGGGAAGCAACGGGAAAGGGGACTGCGTCAAAATCTCGGTGCGGCGATTGCAGAATACATCTGTGACGTGGATGAACCCCAGATGATCCGGCGAATCATCAGCCGGGATTATCATTATCGAAACCCTGAAGAATCAAGGGAGATTCAACGTTATGCCTACTATCTGTTGGAAGACTCTGATGCGGAAGCGGAAGAACCGCATCTCAGACGAAAAGATCGGATGGCTAAACAAATATCTTATTATCTGTTAAAAAACCGCTTTCTGGCGGTAGATGGCTACTTTCTTTTTCGTATGAAACGATATCAACAGGTACTGGCAAAGTTGGTAGAGCATGCTGTGGATGAATACCGGTTGGATCAGGAGTATCAAGAGTTTATTCAGTTACTGAAATACTTTGTTACCGTACAGCGCCCCAAAGTCTCCCTGGTTCATGTATTTCATACCCGAAAGAGGCAGTTTCATCTCTTATCGGCAGATGGGACCCCACTGCAGATCAAAGAGGCGGATGATTCCATTCAGGAAATGATGGATCCCGGCATGTCCCAGGAAGACCGGATTGTCAGTAACTTGTTGACGGCTTCACCGGAACGGGTGGTGCTCCATACTGGTTACCCAGAGGAAAATGTGATTCGCACCTTGTTGCAGATATTTGAGGATCGAATCGAGGTTTGCGAAGGTTGCAGTCGTTGCCGGAGCTTTCACCACTTCAAAGAGGATCTGTAG
- the thrS gene encoding threonine--tRNA ligase, translating to MRVRLPDGSSREFDREVTVEDVAASISKGLQKKAIAGMIDGTLVDLSRNVPDGAEVRILTLEDSEGLEVYRHSAAHLMAQAVKRLYKEVHLGVGPVIENGFYYDMDLPERIGEEDLPKIEAEMEKIVKENHPIHRKVVSREEAIRIYEEVGDPLKLELIRDLPEDEPLTIYEQGEFFDLCRGPHVPSTGKLKAFKLLSVAGAYWRGDSDNQMLQRIYGTIWPKKSQLEEHLNRLEEAKLRDHRRLGKELKIFAMSKEVGQGLPLWLPNGATIRRIIERYIVDKEERMGYEHVYTPHLANVDLYKTSGHLAHYQEDMYPTMKMDNEELVLRPMNCPHHMMVYKNDLKSYRNLPVRIAELGMMHRYEMSGALSGLQRVRAMTLNDSHIFCRPDQIKSEFIKVVQLIQEVYRDFGIKDFWYRLSYRDPKDKTKYVQNDEMWEKSQGMLKEAMDDLGLEYVEAEGEAAFYGPKLDVQVQTALGKDETLSTVQLDFHIPNQFELEYIGEDGQPHRPVVIHRGIVGTMERFVAFLLEYYMGALPLWLAPVQARVMTITDAVEDYAREVVEKLQDAGIRVELDSRSEKIGYKIREAQMQKIPYMLVVGGKEMEQESVSVRKRSEGDQGTEKVVDLIPRIQQEVMEKV from the coding sequence ATGAGGGTACGTTTGCCGGATGGATCCAGCCGGGAATTTGATCGGGAAGTAACGGTTGAGGATGTGGCGGCTTCAATCAGTAAAGGATTGCAAAAAAAAGCGATAGCAGGAATGATTGATGGAACATTGGTGGATCTTTCCAGAAATGTTCCGGATGGAGCAGAGGTACGGATTTTAACTCTGGAGGATTCAGAGGGATTGGAAGTTTACCGCCATAGTGCCGCTCATTTAATGGCCCAGGCAGTAAAGCGTTTGTATAAAGAAGTTCATTTGGGTGTGGGCCCCGTGATTGAAAACGGGTTCTACTATGATATGGACTTGCCGGAGAGAATCGGAGAAGAAGACCTTCCCAAAATCGAAGCGGAAATGGAGAAAATAGTTAAGGAAAATCACCCTATTCACCGTAAAGTGGTTTCCCGTGAAGAAGCAATCCGGATTTACGAAGAAGTGGGGGATCCGTTGAAACTGGAGTTGATTCGGGATTTACCCGAAGATGAACCCCTTACGATTTACGAACAGGGAGAGTTTTTTGATCTGTGTCGGGGTCCCCACGTACCTTCCACCGGAAAGCTGAAGGCTTTTAAATTACTCAGTGTGGCCGGGGCCTACTGGCGGGGAGATTCCGATAATCAGATGTTACAGCGGATCTATGGGACCATTTGGCCTAAAAAGTCACAGCTGGAAGAGCATCTGAACCGATTGGAAGAAGCAAAATTACGGGATCATCGTCGTCTGGGCAAAGAACTGAAGATCTTTGCGATGTCCAAGGAAGTGGGACAGGGATTACCCCTCTGGCTTCCCAACGGAGCGACCATACGGCGGATTATTGAGCGGTACATTGTGGACAAGGAAGAACGGATGGGGTATGAGCATGTGTATACCCCTCATTTGGCCAATGTGGATCTGTATAAAACGTCAGGTCACCTGGCCCATTACCAGGAAGATATGTATCCAACCATGAAAATGGATAATGAAGAGCTGGTGTTGCGTCCCATGAACTGCCCCCATCATATGATGGTTTACAAAAACGATTTGAAAAGTTACCGGAATCTGCCTGTTCGCATTGCAGAATTGGGTATGATGCATCGATATGAGATGTCCGGGGCGCTTTCAGGATTGCAACGGGTCCGGGCGATGACCCTGAACGACTCCCATATCTTTTGCCGGCCTGACCAAATAAAATCGGAATTTATCAAAGTGGTTCAATTGATTCAGGAGGTATATCGGGATTTCGGAATCAAAGATTTTTGGTATCGATTATCTTATCGGGATCCCAAGGATAAAACCAAGTATGTCCAGAATGATGAGATGTGGGAAAAAAGTCAGGGAATGTTGAAGGAAGCCATGGATGACCTGGGACTGGAATATGTGGAAGCGGAAGGGGAAGCCGCTTTTTATGGACCCAAGCTGGATGTTCAGGTTCAAACCGCCCTGGGAAAAGATGAAACCTTGTCCACGGTTCAGTTGGACTTTCACATTCCGAACCAATTTGAACTGGAATACATTGGTGAAGATGGACAACCGCATCGACCTGTTGTGATTCATCGTGGAATTGTGGGGACGATGGAACGCTTTGTTGCCTTTTTGCTGGAGTATTATATGGGTGCTCTTCCCCTTTGGTTGGCTCCGGTACAAGCCAGGGTGATGACCATCACGGATGCCGTGGAGGATTACGCCAGGGAAGTCGTGGAGAAATTGCAAGACGCCGGAATTCGGGTGGAGCTGGATTCCCGGAGCGAAAAGATCGGATATAAGATTCGGGAAGCCCAGATGCAAAAAATCCCCTATATGTTGGTAGTGGGCGGAAAAGAAATGGAGCAGGAATCCGTATCCGTCCGAAAACGGTCCGAGGGAGACCAAGGTACGGAAAAAGTGGTGGATCTGATCCCGCGGATTCAACAGGAAGTGATGGAGAAAGTTTGA